A stretch of the Solanum dulcamara chromosome 6, daSolDulc1.2, whole genome shotgun sequence genome encodes the following:
- the LOC129891899 gene encoding fructose-bisphosphate aldolase, cytoplasmic isozyme 1, with the protein MSAFVGKYAEELIKNAKYIATPGKGILAADESTGTIGKRLSSINVENIEPNRQALRELLFTSPNALTYLSGVILFEETLYQNTSDGKPFVQLLQENNVVPGIKVDKGTVELAGTNAETTTQGFDSLSARCAQYYKAGARFAKWRAVLKIGPTEPSELSIQQNAQGLARYAIICQENGLVPIVEPEILTDGNHDIKKCAAATETVLAAVYKALNDHHVLLEGTLLKPNMVTPGSDSPKVAAEVIAEYTVTALRRTVPPAVPGIVFLSGGQSEEEATVNLNAMNKLEVIKPWTLSFSFGRALQQSTLKTWGGKKENVGKAQEAFLTRCKANSDATLGKYTGGSASGAASESLFVSGYKY; encoded by the exons ATGTCTGCCTTTGTGGGAAAATATGCTG AGGAACTCATAAAGAATGCCAAGTACATAGCAACACCAGGCAAAGGAATTTTGGCAGCAGATGAAAGTACTGGCACTATTGGAAAACGTTTATCAAGTATTAATGTTGAGAATATTGAACCAAATCGTCAAGCACTTCGTGAACTCCTTTTCACTTCACCAAATGCTCTTACTTACCTCTCTGGTGTTATTCTCTTTGAAGAAACACTTTACCAAAATACTTCTGATGGAAAGCCATTTGTTCAACTTCTTCAAGAAAACAATGTTGTCCCTGGGATCAAGGTGGACAAGGGTACTGTCGAATTGGCCGGGACCAATGCCGAGACCACAACTCAAGGGTTCGACTCTTTGAGTGCACGTTGCGCGCAGTACTACAAAGCAG GTGCTCGTTTTGCCAAGTGGAGAGCTGTCTTGAAAATTGGGCCTACTGAGCCTTCCGAATTGTCCATTCAGCAAAATGCTCAGGGCCTAGCTCGTTATGCAATAATTTGCCAAGAAAATGGACTTGTGCCAATTGTGGAGCCAGAAATTCTGACTGATGGAAATCATGATATCAAGAAATGTGCAGCTGCTACTGAAACTGTTCTTGCTGCTGTTTATAAGGCACTCAATGATCACCATGTTCTTCTTGAAGGAACACTTTTGAAGCCCAACATGGTCACCCCTGGCTCTGATAGCCCAAAG GTTGCAGCAGAAGTAATAGCAGAGTACACAGTCACAGCGCTGCGCCGTACTGTGCCACCAGCAGTGCCAGGAATAGTGTTCTTATCAGGAGGACAGAGTGAGGAAGAGGCAACAGTGAACTTAAATGCAATGAACAAATTGGAAGTGATTAAACCATGGACACTGTCGTTTTCATTTGGTAGAGCTCTTCAGCAAAGTACCCTCAAGACTTGGggtggaaaaaaagaaaatgttgGCAAAGCTCAAGAAGCATTTTTAACAAGGTGCAAGGCTAATTCTGATGCAACACTTGGAAAGTATACTGGTGGAAGTGCAAGTGGTGCTGCTTCTGAGAGTCTGTTTGTTTCTGGTTACAAATATTAG